Proteins encoded together in one Mus musculus strain NOD/MrkTac chromosome 4 genomic contig, GRCm38.p6 alternate locus group NOD/MrkTac MMCHR4_NOD_IDD9_3 window:
- the Uts2 gene encoding urotensin-2 preproprotein has protein sequence MDRVPFCCLLFIGLLNPLLSLPVTDTGERTLQLPVLEEDALRALEELERMALLQTLRQTMGTEAGESPGEAGPSTETPTPRGSMRKAFAGQNSNTVLSRLLARTRKQHKQHGAAPECFWKYCI, from the exons ATGGACAGGGtgcccttctgctgcctgctctTCATAGGACTTCTGAATCCACTGCTGTCCCTTCCCGTCACGGACACTGGTGAGAGGACTCTTCAGCTTCCAG TGCTTGAGGAAGACGCTCTTCGGGctctggaggagctggagaggatGGCCCTCCTGCAGACCCTGCGTCAGACCATGGGCACGGAAGCAGGGGAGAGCCCTGGAGAAGCAG gtcccagcactgagactcCCACTCCACGGGGAAGCATGAGGAAG GCTTTCGCTGGGCAAAATTCTAACACTGTACTGAGTCGTCTCTTGGCAAGAACCAGGAAACAACATAAGCAACACGGGGCTGCCCCAGAGTGCTTCTGGAAATACTGCATTTGA